In Rhodamnia argentea isolate NSW1041297 chromosome 1, ASM2092103v1, whole genome shotgun sequence, the genomic window GGTGAACTTTGCCAAGACTCGAGCAGTTCATGCATCAATACACGAGGTGTTCATTGCCGTGCAAGCTCTCTTTCGTCTTAATTAGGGGGAAAGGAATTGCTACCAATAGAAACGCGTTATGATCCCCGTTCAATCTGAAACTGATATCCTCGAACTTCTAGTTTCAAAGTCGAGAAAGCGTAACATCTCACGTAAATCTTCCATGAGCGGGTGCGGATTGTTCCCCGCGACGAAGGCCGTCACTACATTCCTCACTTCGATCCAACTGCAGCCAGGCGTCTTCCTCACCCCTTGAGAGTTCATCACCCTCCTGACCGTCTCTGCTTCTTTCCATTTCCCGCTCGCGCAATACAAGTTCGACAAGACAACGTAGCTCATTTCGTTGTGGGGATCCCTCTTCTTCAAGCCCTCCCCACTATATGTACCAATTTCCATGTCTACGTGAGCAGAACAAGCTCCTAATAGAGCATCCCACATGGTCGTTGTGCCCCGAGTTTCCTCGGTTAGCTCTCTTGCTTCTGCTAAGTATCCACCTCGGCCTAGCATATCGATCATACAAGCCACATGATCCATTTCATGTGCGACCCCATATTCCAAGTCCATAGAATTGAAAAGCTTTCCGCCTTTCTCCAGAAGTCCAGAATGACTACAAGTCATTAACATGCCGATGAAGGTGACCTTGTCTGGTTTTGTCCCAGATGCTACCATTTCTTTAAAAAGCTGCAGAGCTTCCTTAGCCTGCCCATGCAAACCGAATCCAAACAGCATTGCATTCCAGGAGACTACGTCCTTGCTAGCAATGTCATAGAAAGCATGACTCGATGCTTCTATGTGCCCACATTTTGCATACATGTTAACTAGACCATTGCCCACATAGGCCTTACCTAGGAACCCGGAGCAAATTATGCAGCCATGGATCATTTCCCCTTGACCAAGGACTGCCAAGATAGAACATGCATGGAGAACAGCTCCAAATGCCAAGTCATCTGGTTTGTGACAATTCTTAATCATatcaacaaagaaagaaagagcttGTTCTCCATGTCCATTTCTTGCATATCCAGTAATCATTGATGTCCATGAAACAATATTCTTCTCAGGGATTCGCTGAAACTCAAGAAAGGCTTTATCGGTGTCTCCTATCTTCATATGGGCATCAATGATGACAT contains:
- the LOC115753663 gene encoding pentatricopeptide repeat-containing protein At2g36980, mitochondrial, which encodes MRLELFSVTSRISALARAGRISCARRLFDQMPQRDSVSWNAMISGYAQLGLHQEALFLFRSMRSAGAWPDHFTLTATLAACAGSNDLVYGTKVHALVILLGFQSYLPVNNSLIDMYGKCLCPNSASKVFEAMSFTNEITWCSLLFAHVNCGNFGAANDLFVLLPERVQIAWNIMIAGCGRWGDVESCFGLFKDMQVSGSEPDQWTLSSLMNACSESLEHFHGRMVHAYIIKSGWGIAVESKNSILSFYSKLCCVEDVMKLLKSFGTLTLVSSNVIIDAHMKIGDTDKAFLEFQRIPEKNIVSWTSMITGYARNGHGEQALSFFVDMIKNCHKPDDLAFGAVLHACSILAVLGQGEMIHGCIICSGFLGKAYVGNGLVNMYAKCGHIEASSHAFYDIASKDVVSWNAMLFGFGLHGQAKEALQLFKEMVASGTKPDKVTFIGMLMTCSHSGLLEKGGKLFNSMDLEYGVAHEMDHVACMIDMLGRGGYLAEARELTEETRGTTTMWDALLGACSAHVDMEIGTYSGEGLKKRDPHNEMSYVVLSNLYCASGKWKEAETVRRVMNSQGVRKTPGCSWIEVRNVVTAFVAGNNPHPLMEDLREMLRFLDFETRSSRISVSD